A genomic stretch from Silurus meridionalis isolate SWU-2019-XX chromosome 1, ASM1480568v1, whole genome shotgun sequence includes:
- the bglapl gene encoding bone gamma-carboxyglutamate (gla) protein, like — MRENRERRTEVEQDTKSETLKKREPTKGKKMKTFTLFILCAVLSACMSTGVLNIAAEPDADPAPDPATDAPAVSDSSSESDSASDSASDSASDSASDSASDSDSVSDSDSASDSASDSASDSSSSESNSNSVEATGAPDHVMVKRSIATALLRRHRRAGTPAADLTLAQLESLHEVCEANLACEHMSDTNGIVAAYTAYYGPIPF, encoded by the exons atgagagaaaacagagaaagaagaaCTGAAGTCGAACAAGACACCAAAAGCGAAACTTTGAAGAAAAGAGAACCTACAAAAGGCAAAAAGATGAAGACGTTCACCCTTTTCATCCTCTGTGCTGTGCTGTCTGCCTGCATGTCTACAGGAG TACTGAATATTGCTGCTGAACCTGACGCCGATCCTGCACCTGACCCTGCCACTGATGCCCCCGCTGTGTCAGACTCTTCCTCTGAATCAGACTCTGCATCAGACTCTGCCTCTGACTCTGCATCAGATTCTGCATCTGACTCTGCCTCTGACTCTGACTCAGTATCAGACTCTGATTCTGCATCTGATTCCGCCTCTGATTCAGCCTCCGATTCTTCCTCATCTGAGTCTAACTCTAACAGCGTTGAAG CTACAGGTGCACCTGACCATGTGATGGTGAAGAGATCTATTGCCACGGCTCTGCTGAGGAGACACAGAAGAGCTGGAACTCCAGCAGCAGACCTGACCCTAGCTCAGCTGGAGAG TCTGCACGAGGTGTGTGAGGCCAACTTGGCCTGTGAACACATGTCTGACACCAACGGGATCGTGGCAGCTTACACCGCATACTACGGCCCTATCCCTTTCTAA